One region of Eupeodes corollae chromosome 1, idEupCoro1.1, whole genome shotgun sequence genomic DNA includes:
- the LOC129946078 gene encoding uncharacterized protein LOC129946078 → MNDILNITQGPIFDNSISKFEYHCYSPFLQSFNPSDEIRIPIQQQDLCILPSESYIYVEGSLTKADGTVSAGKLTNNAMAFLFEEIQYELNGVNIDNNKNVGITSTLKNYISLNANESKSLENGSWTGGSSFSLASGTFNFCIKLKYLLGFAEDYKKIITNARHELILIRTRSNENAYFSKDNEELKLSIFKLQWRVPHITLSDSNKLTLLKQIQSNPIQIHFRNWEMYEYPTLPTTTDHVWTVKTSSQLEKPRYITIALQTDRKNQRNKDASIFDHCDVSNVKVHLNSESYPREDLNVKYKLDRYAILYEMYSKFQQSYYQQQSNPLLSRQEFKDIAPILVIDCSHQNESIKTGPVDVKIELKTLTSIPASTTMYCLILHDRIIEYNPLTGEVNKLI, encoded by the coding sequence atgaacgatatattaaatattactCAAGGACCCATCTTTGATAATAGCATATCTAAGTTTGAGTACCATTGTTACTCACCATTTCTTCAGTCCTTCAATCCGAGTGATGAAATACGTATTCCCATACAACAACAAGACTTATGTATATTACCTAGTGAAAGCTATATTTATGTAGAAGGGAGTCTAACAAAAGCAGATGGAACTGTTTCAGCAGGAAAATTAACTAATAATGCAAtggcttttctttttgaagaaatacaatATGAACTGAATGGAGTAAACATTGACAACAATAAAAACGTGGGAATAACATCgaccttaaaaaattatatttctttaaacgCAAATGAAAGTAAGAGCTTGGAAAATGGATCATGGACTGGGGGTAGCAGTTTTTCTCTTGCATCgggtacttttaatttttgtataaaattaaaatatctgttAGGATTTGCTGAAGATTATAAAAAGATCATAACAAATGCAAGAcatgaattgattttaattcgTACTCGATCGAATGAGAATGCTTATTTTTCTAAAGACAACGAAGAATTAaaactttcgatttttaaaCTGCAGTGGAGAGTACCACACATTACCTTATCTGATTCGAATAAACTTACATTATTGAAACAAATACAATCAAAtccaattcaaattcattttcgaaattGGGAAATGTACGAATATCCAACACTACCAACCACCACTGATCATGTATGGACAGTTAAAACTTCAAGTCAGCTTGAGAAACCAAGATATATTACCATTGCTCTACAAACTGATAGAaaaaatcaacgaaataaaGATGCTAGCATATTTGATCATTGTGATGTGAGCAATGTAAAAGTACATTTAAATTCCGAATCTTACCCTCGCGaagatttaaatgttaaatataaacTGGATCGATATGCTATTCTCTATGAAATGTATAGTAAATTTCAACAATCGTATTATCAACAACAATCAAATCCACTTTTATCGCGACAAGAGTTTAAAGATATCGCCCCAATTCTGGTTATTGATTGTTCTCATCAAAATGAGTCAATCAAAACGGGTCCTGTGGatgtaaaaattgaacttaaaacattaacttcgATTCCTGCTTCAACAACTATGTATTGTTTAATACTTCATGATCGCATAATCGAGTACAATCCATTGACTGGAGAAGttaacaaacttatttaa
- the LOC129946087 gene encoding uncharacterized protein LOC129946087, whose amino-acid sequence MKTEELEVFLKWYGEHKNDIFELQRELLEYCISDVNILTEACLKFRRFFLIESNIEPFLEATTIASSCNLVYRRNFLQSNTIGLIPKNGYRCVDNQSTEAIKWLILEEQSRKINIKHAAKGREAIINGVKVDGFCEENKQVFEFHGCYYHGHPACLKHKRDEPLSDKEQHDTLNYRYERTLAKTARLRSFNYEVIEKWSYEFETQLSFLKDEELNFINNHPLVQNAPLNPRDGFFGGRTGNTFNYYKCKEGEQIKYIDVCSLYPWVCKNGKFPVGHPKVHTSNDDICSNMQLDGINGLIKCKILPPENLFHPVLPQKQNNKLMFSLCRTCSSEKTKERVCTHSDDQRALLGTWVIDEVVKAIEMGYKLLTIMEIWEYDVIQYNPTAGTEGLFTSMMNKYLKIKQEASGWPNICLSEEDKNKYITDFLEKEKIKLEYSEITDNPGKRSLAKLILNSFWGKFGQRENQQKTCIINNPSDLFNLLTHPSIEVSQILPINENNIVISFEMKEEAVETLSTVNVSIAAYTTTQARLKLYSYLEKLQERVLYYDTDSVIYVCRQGEFDPPTGDFIGDMTNELDCYGQGSYITEFVSGGPKNYSYKVYSTKDKKEHTVCKVKGIFLNYESSQKINFDSIKEAVLNSSIQEDSEESIVIKSKNIRRTIEHQVVTVEEVKTYKPRAEKRQFFDDHSSLPYGYKRKKPSPPSSSL is encoded by the exons ATGAAAACAGAAGAACTTGAAGTATTTCTAAAATGGTACGGAGAACATAAAAACgacatttttgaactccaacGTGAACTTTTGGAGTATTGCATCAGTGATGTCAATATCCTGACTGAGGCTTGTCTAAAGTTCAGACGTTTTTTTCTCATTGAAAGTAATATTGAGCCATTCTTAGAAGCTACGACTATAGCTTCTTCATGCAATCTGGTGTACCGAAGAAATTTTCTACAGTCGAACACTATTGGGTTAATACCCAAAAATGGATACAg GTGCGTCGATAATCAGTCAACGGAAGCAATTAAGTGGTTGATTTTGGAAGAGCAAAGTCGAAAAATCAACATAAAACATGCTGCTAAAGGACGTGAAGCCATAATTAACGGAGTTAAAGTCGATGGTTTCTGCGaagaaaataaacaagtttttgagtttcaTGGTTGCTACTATCACGGTCATCCTGCTTGTCTTAAACATAAACGAGACGAACCTCTATCTGATAAAGAACAACACGATACGTTGAATTACAGATACGAGAGAACGTTGGCCAAAACAGCACGTTTGAGATCGTTTAATTATGAAGTGATCGAAAAGTGGAGTTATGAATTTGAGACCCAACTTAGTTTTCTAAAAGATGAAGAgttaaatttcataaacaatCACCCACTTGTACAGAATGCCCCGTTAAATCCACGAGATGGTTTCTTTGGAGGAAGAACTGGGAATACATTTAATTACTACAAGTGTAAGGAAGGTGagcaaataaaatacattgaTGTATGTTCACTATACCCCTGGGTATGTAAAAATGGGAAGTTTCCAGTAGGACATCCAAAAGTTCATACAAGTAATGATGATATTTGCTCTAATATGCAACTTGATGGTATCAATGGACTCATTAAATGTAAAATTCTACCACCAGAAAACTTATTTCACCCTGTCTTACCCCAAAAACAGAACAATAAACTAATGTTTTCATTGTGTAGAACCTGCAGCAGTGAGAAAACTAAGGAAAGAGTTTGTACCCATTCTGATGATCAGAGGGCCTTGTTAGGAACATGGGTGATTGACGAAGTAGTAAAAGCTATTGAAATGGGTTATAAGCTACTAACTATAATGGAAATTTGGGAATACGATGTAATCCAATATAACCCTACTGCAGGTACTGAAGGATTATTTACCTCGATGATGAATAAATACCTTAAAATAAAGCAAGAAGCTTCAGGTTGGCCAAATATATGTTTATCTGAAGaggataaaaacaaatatattacggATTTTCTCGAGAAGGAAAAAATCAAGTTAGAATACTCCGAAATAACAGATAATCCTGGCAAGAGATCACTTGCCAAGctgattttaaattctttttgggGTAAATTTGGACAAAgagaaaatcaacaaaaaacctGTATTATTAATAATCCTTCagatttgtttaatttgctTACTCATCCATCTATAGAAGTTTCACAAATTCTACcaattaatgaaaacaatattgtgataAGCTTCGAAATGAAAGAAGAAGCAGTTGAAACTCTATCAACTGTTAATGTTTCTATTGCCGCATATACCACAACTCAAGCTCGCCTGAAATTATATAGCTACTTAGAAAAACTTCAGGAAAGAGTTTTGTACTACGACACTGATTCCGTTATTTATGTTTGTCGTCAAGGAGAATTCGATCCACCTACTGGAGACTTTATCGGTGATATGACAAACGAACTGGATTGCTATGGTCAAGGAAGTTACATTACCGAATTTGTAAGTGGTGGaccaaaaaattattcttacaaagtATACAGCACAAAGGATAAAAAAGAACACACTGTCTGTAAAGTGAAGGGTATCTTCCTCAATTATGAATCttcccaaaaaattaatttcgattcAATAAAAGAAGCGGTTTTAAATTCTTCTATACAAGAAGATTCTGAAGAAAGTATTgtcataaaatctaaaaatatacgACGTACCATAGAACATCAGGTAGTTACTGTAGAAGAAGTCAAAACATATAAACCAAGAGCTGAAAAACGTCAATTTTTCGACGATCACAGTTCTCTGCCGTACGGATATAAAAGGAAAAAGCCCAGCCCACCTTCATCATCATTATAA